Below is a genomic region from Candidatus Eisenbacteria bacterium.
TCGGGATCGATGACGACGAGGTCCGCGTCGGCGCCGACGGCGATCGATCCCTTCCGCGGCGCGAGTCCCATGAGACGGGCCGGCGCGGCGCTGAGCACCTCGACCATCCTTTCCAGGCCGATCCGCCCGGTCCGCACGCCGTGGGTGTAGACGAGGGGGAGGAGCGTCTCCAGTCCGGGGAGGCCCATCGGGATTTTCATCCAGTCCCCTCCCCAAGCGTCTTTCTGCGCGCGGGTGAATGTGCAGGTGTCGGTGGAGATGACGGACACGACGCCTTCCCGGATCGCCGACCAGAGACGGTCTCCATCGGCGAGCGATCCCACTCGGGGGCAGGTGGCGTATCGATGCCCGTCGGGGCGGTCGAAAACCGATTCGTCCAGCACGAGGTACTGGGGACATGTCTCCGCGAAAAGGGGCGCGCCCTTCCTCCGAGCCTCCTCGATCGCCGCGGCCCCGCCGCCCGTGGAGAGGTGCACCACGTAAAGAGGCGCTCGGGTCCGGACGCAGAGATCCGCCGCCCGCCGGACCGCCTCGATCTCCGCTTCCGGTGGGCGGGTCAGGACGTGCATGCGCGCCCCTTCGGCGCGCATCCGCTCCGGAGAACGCAACCGTTCCGTCTCCCGGGCGATGACCTCCGGCGATTCGGCGTGGACCAGGAGCATGCCGCCCCGGTCACGGAGCGTGAGGAGGGTTTCCTCCATCGCCCGATGGTCCGAGCGGAGTCCCCGCTCCTCGTAGATCATGAACTCCTTGAAGGTGGGGAAGCCGCGGCGGATCAGATCGGAGATCTCGCCCTTCTGGCGGTCCCAATCGGTGATGCAGACATGAAGGGAAAAGTCGACGAGCGCCTTCCCCTCCGCGGCGCGGAGCCGATCCTTCACCGCTTCGTCCAGGCTCTGTCCCGATTCGGGGGTGGCGAAGTCGATCACGGTGGTCACGCCGCCGCGGGCGCCGGCGCGGGTGCCCGTGCGGAAATCGTCGGCGGAGAGGGCGCCGTTCACCGGCAGTTCGAGATGGACGTGCGCGTCGATCACGCCGGGGAGGACGAGCATGCCGTGCGCGTCGATGACCTTCGTCGTCCCGTCGACGGGGAGCCGGGGTTCGATCGCGGCGATCCGCTCTCCGACGATCCCGATCTCCGAATCGCGAGCGCCGCCGGGGAGAATCGCCCGCCCGCCCCGCAGAATGGTGTCGAACCGCATCGTTCCTCCCCGCGGCGCCGGGAAAGGGGACGTCCCTTCGGCCGCCCTCCGGTGCATTCCGTCCGGACCGCGGTTCCAGGCTGTCGCAGGCCGGCGTATCTGTCAAGGGACGCGTCGCGCTCCGAGGCGCGGGCTCGGCGGGGCAAGAAGGAGGGTCGCGGTTTAGCGGAGAAGCATGATCTTGCGGACCGCGCGGTGCGGCCCGGCGTCGATCCGCAGGAGGTAGACGCCGCTCCCGGCTTCCCGGCCCGATTCGTCCCGTCCATTCCAGAATGTTTGGTGGGCGCCGGCGCGGAAGAAGCGGTCCTCCAGCACGCGGACGAGCCGTCCGGCAACGGAGTAGACGGCGATTCGCGTTTGCGCGGAAGCGGGGAGATCGAAGCGGATCGTGGTGGAGGGGTTGAAGGGATTCGGGGCGTTCGCGTGAAGACGGAACGAGGCGGGAGGAGACTCGCCCGCCGGCACGGCGGTCCACTCGCCGCGGAGCGACACGGCCAGGGGATAGGCTTCCCCCCATGCTCCCTCGGCGTCGCGACCGCGGATCCAGATCGTGTCCGACGGCGGCGAGAGGAAGCCGCCGTCGAGCGTGTCGGTCACCGAGGCGGTGATCGAGCCCCAGCCTCCGCTCATCGCCGTCCCCGAGCCGGCCGGAGCGGGACCGAGGGACCACTCCGCCGCTTCGACCGCCGATCCCCCCCGCGTCGAGTCGGAGAGAATCGCGGTGAGGACCACCGCGCCCGGCGTCTCGACCGGGTTCGGTGTGGCCGCCGCGCTCCCGGCGAGCACGCGCGGCCCTCGGTCGTCGTTCCCCGGAATGGACACGGTGAGATCGACGGACGATTCGTCCCGTCCGGAAAGGGCGCCCCGGCCGTCGTCGTAGAGGGTGATCCGCACGCGGACCGTCGTTCCGTTCGGCACGCCCTCCAGGTCCCAGAGATAGGGAGAGGGCCCGGCGTCGTCGGTGATCCGGTTCCAGGAGGCGCCTCCGTCGCCGCTCCAATCCAGCCTTCTGTGTCCCACGCCCGCGCCGTAGACAGCTTCGCTCCACTCGATGGAGACGGGGGCCGCCGTGATCACGCCGCCGCTCTTGCAGGTGCCGAGCGTCACGTCCGGATGGTCGCGGGAGAGGAGCCAGCGGAGGGTGCGGTCCAGGATGCGGGCGCGGTGATAATCGTCGGAATAGACGGCGTTCAGGCGCGCCCACTCGAAGCAGTACGTGACCCCCCGGGAGGGGAGGCCGCCCCATACGGCGCTGTCCGCCTCTCCGGAGCCCGTGTTGTCCTTCCAGCGGACGCCGATCAACGACGGCCCGTAGTTATTGCTCCAGACCGAATCGATCGTTCCGGCGTAGGGGACGGAAAGCACCTCGTCGCCGGCGCCGCCGTTCCGGAAAGGAGAGTAGGAGACGCCGTAGATGTAGGAATCGCTGATCGGATCGCCGGCGACGCCCCAGTTGATGCTCCAATAGGAGGGTTCCCGGTCCCAGCGAACCTTCAGCGTGCCGCGGAGCCAGTCTTCGGTCTCCGGGCTCCAGAAGGAGGAAGCGCTGTCGCCGAAGGCCCAGGCGACATCGTGGGAGACGAGGGTCATCCGGCCGCCGCCGCCGAGGTAACGATCGATCGTTTCGCGCGCCGCCTCCGAGAAGGGCGGATACTGCTCCCAACCCGCCTGCCACCAGACCGCGGGGTAACTGCGGAGCCCGTGGGTGAGGTCCCCCACCGCGGGCACCGTGTTCCGGACGATCCGTGCGGACCAGCCG
It encodes:
- the hydA gene encoding dihydropyrimidinase, translated to MRFDTILRGGRAILPGGARDSEIGIVGERIAAIEPRLPVDGTTKVIDAHGMLVLPGVIDAHVHLELPVNGALSADDFRTGTRAGARGGVTTVIDFATPESGQSLDEAVKDRLRAAEGKALVDFSLHVCITDWDRQKGEISDLIRRGFPTFKEFMIYEERGLRSDHRAMEETLLTLRDRGGMLLVHAESPEVIARETERLRSPERMRAEGARMHVLTRPPEAEIEAVRRAADLCVRTRAPLYVVHLSTGGGAAAIEEARRKGAPLFAETCPQYLVLDESVFDRPDGHRYATCPRVGSLADGDRLWSAIREGVVSVISTDTCTFTRAQKDAWGGDWMKIPMGLPGLETLLPLVYTHGVRTGRIGLERMVEVLSAAPARLMGLAPRKGSIAVGADADLVVIDPEKTRAVRPEEMEGGADWSPYEGRELAGFARTTLSRGEVIVDDYRVVGRDGRGLFLSRGKAGRNGG